Proteins co-encoded in one Cupriavidus nantongensis genomic window:
- the trpA gene encoding tryptophan synthase subunit alpha: MSRIQKTFAALAAQQKKGLIPFITAGDPEPGLTVALMHALVAGGADVIELGVPFSDPMADGPVIQRASERALAQGVSLTQVLQWVREFRQTNADTPVVLMGYANPIERMGEAAFAQAASAAGVDGVLVVDYPPEECESFAGLMRDHDMDPIFLLAPTSTDARIEAVARVASGYLYYVSLKGVTGSAAIDLDSVAARLPLIKQHANLPVGVGFGIRDAQTARAIGSVADAVVIGSRLVQLLEDTPREQAVAALQSFIAEIRQALDA; the protein is encoded by the coding sequence ATGTCCCGTATCCAGAAGACGTTCGCGGCGCTGGCCGCGCAGCAGAAGAAGGGCCTGATTCCGTTTATCACCGCCGGCGATCCCGAGCCCGGCCTGACCGTGGCGCTGATGCACGCGCTGGTGGCGGGCGGCGCCGACGTGATCGAGCTGGGCGTGCCGTTCTCCGACCCGATGGCCGACGGCCCGGTGATCCAGCGCGCCTCCGAACGCGCGCTGGCGCAGGGCGTGTCGCTCACGCAGGTGCTGCAGTGGGTGCGCGAATTCCGCCAGACCAATGCGGACACGCCGGTGGTGCTGATGGGCTACGCCAACCCGATCGAGCGCATGGGCGAGGCGGCCTTCGCCCAGGCCGCCAGCGCGGCCGGCGTCGACGGCGTGCTGGTGGTCGACTATCCGCCCGAGGAGTGCGAGTCGTTCGCCGGGCTGATGCGCGACCACGACATGGACCCGATCTTCCTGCTGGCGCCGACCTCGACCGATGCGCGCATCGAGGCGGTGGCGCGCGTCGCCAGCGGCTACCTGTACTACGTCTCGCTCAAGGGCGTGACCGGCTCGGCCGCGATCGACCTCGACAGCGTGGCGGCGCGCCTGCCGCTGATCAAGCAGCACGCCAACCTGCCGGTGGGGGTGGGCTTCGGCATCCGCGACGCGCAGACCGCGCGCGCGATCGGCAGCGTGGCCGATGCCGTGGTGATCGGCAGCCGGCTGGTGCAGTTGCTGGAAGACACCCCGCGCGAGCAGGCGGTGGCGGCGCTGCAATCGTTCATCGCCGAAATTCGCCAGGCGCTCGACGCCTGA
- a CDS encoding DNA-methyltransferase produces MRALPPTGLAVGGAGAPDAAGAPDSAPLRLFQEDMFDGIARLPDGSVDLIVADPPYGLGKDYGNDSDLLSGQAYLDWSERWMDAVVPKLAPRGTLYLFCTWQYSPELFVMLKRRLTMINEIIWDRRVPSMGGTTRKFSSVHDNIGFFARARDYYFDLDPVRIPYDPETKKARSRPRFEGKKWLEVGYNPKDLWSVSRIHRQDPERANHPTQKPLEIVERMVLSSCPPGGLVLDPFAGSGTTAVACLRHGRRFVGYEINPEYVQVACGRVAAAAEAMPALEPDGAASLATPTLAAANDDVSPAPRPHLIP; encoded by the coding sequence ATGCGCGCGCTGCCTCCGACCGGACTTGCCGTGGGCGGCGCCGGCGCGCCGGATGCTGCCGGCGCGCCCGACTCCGCCCCCCTGCGCCTGTTCCAGGAAGACATGTTCGACGGCATTGCGCGCCTGCCGGACGGCTCGGTCGACCTGATCGTCGCCGATCCGCCGTACGGGCTGGGCAAGGACTACGGCAACGATTCCGACCTGCTGTCGGGCCAGGCCTACCTGGACTGGTCCGAGCGCTGGATGGACGCGGTGGTGCCCAAGCTCGCGCCCAGGGGCACGCTCTACCTGTTCTGCACGTGGCAGTACTCGCCGGAGCTGTTCGTGATGCTGAAGCGGCGCCTGACCATGATCAACGAGATCATCTGGGATCGCCGCGTGCCCAGCATGGGCGGCACCACGCGCAAGTTCTCGTCGGTGCACGACAACATCGGCTTCTTTGCCAGGGCGCGCGATTACTACTTCGATCTCGACCCGGTGCGCATCCCGTACGACCCCGAAACCAAGAAGGCGCGCAGCCGGCCGCGTTTCGAGGGCAAGAAGTGGCTGGAGGTGGGCTACAACCCGAAGGACCTGTGGAGCGTTTCGCGCATCCACCGCCAGGACCCGGAGCGCGCCAACCACCCGACGCAGAAGCCGCTGGAGATCGTCGAGCGCATGGTGCTGTCGAGCTGCCCGCCCGGGGGGCTGGTGCTGGATCCGTTCGCCGGCAGCGGCACCACCGCGGTGGCCTGCCTGCGCCACGGCCGGCGCTTTGTCGGCTACGAGATCAACCCCGAGTACGTGCAGGTGGCGTGCGGGCGCGTGGCTGCGGCCGCCGAGGCCATGCCCGCGCTCGAGCCCGATGGTGCCGCAAGCCTCGCCACCCCAACCCTGGCCGCCGCCAACGACGATGTCTCGCCGGCGCCGCGGCCTCACCTGATTCCCTGA
- the trpB gene encoding tryptophan synthase subunit beta: MYDLPDSRGHFGPYGGTFVSETLVHALDELRDAYAHYQKDPEFDAEFRRELKHFVGRPSPIYHAQRWSETLGGAQIYFKREDLNHTGAHKINNVIGQALLARRMGKPRVIAETGAGQHGVATATIAARFGMECVVYMGAEDVKRQAANVYRMKLLGATVVPVESGSRTLKDALNEAMRDWVTNVENTFYIIGTVAGPHPYPMMVRDFQCVIGEEAKVQMPEMTGRQPDAVIACVGGGSNAMGIFYPYIEHNDVQLIGVEAAGDGLDTGRHAASLTGGTPGVLHGNRTYLLQDDNGQIIETHSVSAGLDYPGVGPEHAWLKDSGRAQYVPVTDEEALKAFHDCCRIEGIIPALESSHAIAYACKLAPTLPKDKLLLVNLSGRGDKDMHTVAERAGLKL; the protein is encoded by the coding sequence ATGTACGACCTGCCCGATTCCCGCGGCCATTTCGGCCCCTATGGCGGCACCTTCGTGTCCGAAACGCTGGTGCACGCGCTCGATGAGCTGCGCGACGCCTATGCGCACTACCAGAAGGATCCCGAGTTCGACGCCGAATTCCGCCGCGAGCTGAAGCACTTCGTCGGCCGCCCGTCGCCGATCTACCACGCGCAGCGCTGGAGCGAGACGCTCGGCGGCGCGCAGATCTACTTCAAGCGCGAGGACCTGAACCACACCGGCGCGCACAAGATCAACAACGTCATCGGCCAGGCGCTGCTGGCCAGGCGCATGGGCAAGCCGCGCGTGATCGCCGAGACCGGGGCAGGGCAGCACGGCGTGGCCACCGCCACCATCGCCGCACGCTTCGGCATGGAGTGCGTGGTGTATATGGGCGCCGAGGACGTCAAGCGCCAGGCCGCCAACGTCTACCGCATGAAGCTGCTGGGCGCGACCGTGGTGCCGGTGGAAAGCGGCTCGCGCACGCTCAAGGACGCGCTCAACGAAGCCATGCGCGACTGGGTCACCAACGTCGAGAACACCTTCTACATCATCGGCACCGTGGCCGGCCCGCACCCGTACCCGATGATGGTGCGCGACTTCCAGTGCGTGATCGGCGAGGAAGCCAAGGTGCAGATGCCCGAAATGACCGGGCGCCAGCCGGACGCGGTGATCGCCTGTGTCGGCGGCGGCTCCAATGCCATGGGCATCTTCTACCCGTATATCGAGCACAACGATGTGCAGCTGATCGGCGTCGAAGCCGCCGGCGACGGGCTCGACACCGGCCGCCACGCAGCCTCGCTGACCGGCGGCACGCCGGGCGTGCTGCACGGCAACCGCACCTACCTGCTGCAGGACGACAACGGCCAGATCATCGAGACCCATTCGGTGTCGGCCGGCCTGGACTACCCGGGCGTCGGTCCCGAGCATGCCTGGCTCAAGGACAGTGGCCGCGCGCAGTATGTGCCGGTCACCGACGAGGAAGCGCTCAAGGCCTTCCACGACTGCTGCCGCATCGAGGGCATCATCCCGGCGCTGGAATCGAGCCATGCCATCGCCTATGCCTGCAAGCTGGCGCCGACGCTGCCCAAGGACAAGCTGCTGCTGGTGAACCTGTCCGGCCGCGGCGACAAGGACATGCATACCGTCGCCGAGCGCGCGGGGCTCAAGCTCTGA
- a CDS encoding phosphoribosylanthranilate isomerase, with product MTQPEGSAAHLPQRTRIKICGLTREDDVRAAVDAGADAIGLVFYPKSPRFVDVAKAAALAEAAGPFVTVTGLFVNADLEDIAHVAERVPLTLLQLHGDETPQFCTQAAQRCALPFLRAARVRAGLDLVEFADQYRDAAALLLDAFVEGYGGGGHVFDWTLIPPAWLPPNPPVMATGNPNASGAPRIVLSGGLNAQNVAGAIERVRPYAVDVSSGVEAARGVKDHARIAEFVRAVRSASAG from the coding sequence ATGACGCAGCCTGAGGGCAGTGCGGCGCACCTGCCGCAGCGAACCCGCATCAAGATCTGCGGCCTGACCCGCGAGGACGACGTGCGCGCCGCCGTCGACGCCGGCGCGGACGCGATCGGGCTGGTGTTCTACCCGAAGAGCCCGCGCTTCGTCGACGTGGCAAAAGCCGCGGCGCTGGCCGAGGCCGCCGGGCCGTTCGTCACGGTGACGGGCCTGTTCGTCAACGCCGATCTCGAAGACATCGCCCACGTCGCCGAGCGGGTGCCGCTGACGCTGCTGCAGCTGCACGGCGACGAAACCCCGCAGTTCTGCACCCAGGCCGCCCAGCGCTGCGCGTTGCCGTTCCTGCGCGCTGCCCGTGTCCGCGCGGGCCTCGATTTGGTAGAATTCGCCGATCAATACCGTGATGCCGCTGCCTTGCTGCTCGATGCCTTCGTCGAAGGCTATGGCGGTGGCGGCCACGTCTTCGACTGGACCCTGATTCCTCCGGCATGGCTTCCGCCCAATCCCCCGGTTATGGCAACCGGCAACCCGAACGCAAGCGGCGCTCCTCGCATCGTTTTGAGTGGTGGGTTGAACGCGCAAAACGTCGCTGGCGCGATTGAACGCGTGCGCCCCTACGCCGTCGATGTCAGCAGCGGGGTAGAGGCCGCCAGGGGCGTGAAGGACCACGCCCGCATTGCCGAGTTCGTGCGCGCTGTCCGCAGCGCCAGCGCAGGATGA
- the truA gene encoding tRNA pseudouridine(38-40) synthase TruA, whose product MNRIALGLHYDGAAFSGWQSQPHRNTVQDHLEDAIERFAGVRLPTTVAGRTDTGVHALGQVIHLDTELAREPFSWVRGVNAFLPPSIALQWALPVDDGFHARFLAYERMYYYALYTGPHRVPLVHGRAGYQMLPPGQRLDVDAMREAAAHLIGEHDFSAFRAAECQARSPVKTMYDVTIRDDGNWVFLRFRASAFLHHMVRNLMGCLVAVGRGRYPPQWLAQVLAGRDRKLAAPTFMPDGLYLVGVKYPDAYPIPAADPSASLFHGVFDDAA is encoded by the coding sequence ATGAACCGCATCGCCCTTGGCCTGCACTACGACGGCGCCGCCTTTTCCGGGTGGCAGTCGCAGCCGCACCGCAATACCGTCCAGGACCACCTCGAAGACGCCATCGAGCGCTTTGCCGGCGTGCGCCTGCCGACCACGGTGGCGGGGCGCACCGATACCGGCGTGCACGCGCTGGGCCAGGTGATCCACCTGGATACCGAACTGGCGCGCGAGCCTTTTTCCTGGGTGCGCGGCGTCAACGCCTTCCTGCCGCCGTCGATCGCACTGCAGTGGGCGCTGCCGGTCGACGATGGCTTCCATGCCCGCTTCCTGGCGTACGAGCGCATGTATTACTACGCGCTCTACACCGGTCCGCACCGGGTGCCGCTGGTGCATGGCCGCGCCGGCTACCAGATGCTGCCGCCGGGGCAACGGCTCGACGTGGACGCCATGCGCGAGGCCGCGGCGCACCTGATCGGCGAGCACGACTTTTCCGCGTTCCGCGCCGCCGAATGCCAGGCCAGGTCGCCGGTCAAGACCATGTACGACGTCACCATCCGCGACGACGGCAACTGGGTGTTCCTGCGCTTCCGCGCCAGCGCCTTCCTGCACCACATGGTGCGCAACCTGATGGGCTGCCTGGTGGCGGTGGGGCGCGGGCGCTACCCGCCGCAGTGGCTGGCGCAGGTGCTGGCCGGACGCGACCGCAAGCTGGCGGCGCCGACCTTCATGCCGGATGGCCTCTACCTGGTCGGGGTCAAGTATCCTGATGCTTACCCGATCCCCGCGGCCGACCCGTCCGCGAGCCTGTTCCATGGAGTGTTCGATGACGCAGCCTGA